Proteins found in one Paenibacillus dendritiformis genomic segment:
- a CDS encoding heptaprenylglyceryl phosphate synthase codes for MEDNIVHTPVISIEAWRHVFKLDPDKDISDDDLDRICLSGTDAIVVGGSSGVTFENTVELMSRIRRYELPAALEVSNLDSVVPGFDAYLIPMVLNTPNPDWIVGQHQRAIQQYGYMIPWELIIPEGYIILNPEATAAKLTEAETGLTAAEAGAYAQVADKLMRLPVVYVEYSGMYGDMELVHHVRKGLSHAQLFYGGGIRTEEQAREAAEAADTVVVGNIVYEDMEAALRTVEAVRLTP; via the coding sequence TTGGAGGACAACATCGTGCATACCCCTGTGATTTCAATCGAAGCGTGGCGACACGTGTTCAAATTAGACCCCGACAAAGATATCAGCGACGACGATCTGGACCGCATCTGCCTGTCCGGAACGGACGCGATCGTGGTGGGCGGATCGAGCGGCGTGACGTTCGAGAATACGGTGGAGCTGATGTCGCGCATTCGGCGCTATGAGCTGCCGGCCGCGCTGGAGGTGTCGAATCTGGATTCCGTCGTGCCTGGATTCGATGCGTATTTGATCCCGATGGTGCTGAACACGCCGAATCCCGACTGGATTGTCGGCCAGCATCAGCGTGCGATTCAGCAGTACGGCTATATGATTCCGTGGGAGCTGATCATCCCGGAAGGCTACATTATATTGAACCCTGAGGCGACCGCGGCCAAGCTGACGGAAGCGGAGACCGGGCTGACGGCGGCGGAAGCGGGGGCATACGCGCAGGTGGCGGACAAGCTCATGCGGCTGCCAGTCGTTTATGTGGAATACAGCGGCATGTATGGCGATATGGAATTGGTTCATCATGTTCGAAAAGGCCTAAGCCACGCCCAACTGTTCTATGGGGGCGGCATTCGTACAGAGGAGCAGGCCCGGGAAGCCGCCGAAGCAGCGGATACGGTCGTGGTTGGCAACATTGTGTACGAAGACATGGAAGCCGCGCTGCGGACGGTGGAGGCCGTCCGGCTTACACCATAA
- a CDS encoding DEAD/DEAH box helicase, with the protein MRSLCGAASYKRGHDYYRLGKVSRLKKSADGCSYTARVKGSNSYSIEVEIWPDGEMSTYCDCPAFYSYDNDCKHIAAVLIAIHDLESGIESVYVEGSQSTAPAWLNTHRPADNRAAMLTMVEKEAAKYRPAGDLIAHYKMHQAAGMGESALDSSNTGQGQERLKFEYTFRVVSNRFFKNPSVMVELRTGVKRLYVVQKVKSFLQSVELAKPHPFTALFTYDPARHEIGEHDRAMLDLLIQMKHNDEAYREYYSDLAGYLPVTDRKDMFVDPRQWADMLRLLPDVDARLEGLGAPGTRMELGEGKLPLEFHITRKRGANYQLDVGELAKVTVLPSYRCAVMNGMFYPLDPQEIHKLNDLLTHMSVTQSNGKLDMSEEQLNGFVQYVLPQLRELGQVNIAKPLSERIREPELQIQLYVDYADGILTARALFRYGDIEIQPLEERQDAPAEQDCILIRDAAREGKFLHRLEAAGLRHDGQRWLCETEDEQYEVLYHLLPELEKEEGAEIYLSQTLQNTVRNRKIPSKVRADLVAGMNWLEISFELEQIEDRELLHIMRSIVEKKKYFRLRDGSFLSLEEEEYRGFADMMDSLGIGAADLRGNRIQLPAVRALQLPERPAALGNIRFGRDLRKFVKRFNDLDELDYEVPDGLQAQLRDYQAQGFQWLKMLAFYRFGGILADDMGLGKTVQSIAYILSEREQEQAEEKLPVLIVSPSSLTYNWAHECARFAPQLRVLVVAGQKKERAALWAEMEGADVIVTSYPLLRRDIEIYAEQPFHTLILDEAQAIKNASSQTAQAVSEIKAPRRFALTGTPIENSLDELWSIFNAVFPGLFTNQKAFRELPADRVARIVRPFILRRLKKDVLTELPDKIESVQYPELATEQKKLYAAYLAKLKHTTEQDLKTEGFQKSRMKILAGITRLRQLCCHPALFVEGYGGPSGKLQHLLEQVEELTASGRRVLIFSQYSSMLQLIREQLESAGRTLFYLDGQTPAPERVDMCHRYNAGEAELFLISLKAGGSGLNLTGADTVILYDLWWNPAVEEQAIGRAHRMGQKRVVQVIRLVAEGTIEEKILELQQRKRDLIDEVIDAEGSASSALTEEDIRELLSVT; encoded by the coding sequence GTGAGATCACTATGCGGAGCAGCTTCCTATAAGCGCGGACATGATTATTACCGCTTGGGGAAGGTGTCCCGCTTGAAGAAATCTGCAGATGGATGCAGCTATACTGCGCGCGTGAAGGGAAGCAATAGCTACTCGATTGAGGTTGAAATATGGCCCGATGGGGAGATGAGCACCTATTGCGATTGTCCCGCCTTCTATTCCTATGATAATGATTGCAAGCATATTGCAGCCGTGCTTATCGCGATCCATGATTTGGAGAGCGGGATAGAAAGTGTTTACGTTGAAGGAAGCCAAAGCACGGCGCCGGCCTGGCTTAACACGCATCGCCCCGCTGACAACCGAGCTGCGATGCTGACGATGGTGGAGAAAGAAGCGGCAAAGTATCGCCCCGCCGGCGATCTCATTGCTCATTACAAGATGCACCAGGCTGCCGGCATGGGGGAGAGTGCGCTCGACAGCTCCAATACAGGACAGGGCCAAGAGCGGTTGAAGTTTGAATACACGTTCCGTGTCGTGAGCAATCGATTTTTCAAAAATCCCAGCGTGATGGTCGAACTACGGACCGGCGTGAAGCGGCTGTATGTCGTTCAGAAGGTGAAATCCTTTCTGCAAAGTGTAGAACTGGCCAAGCCGCATCCGTTCACGGCGCTGTTCACTTATGATCCGGCGCGGCACGAGATCGGAGAGCACGATCGGGCGATGCTGGATCTGCTTATTCAGATGAAGCATAATGATGAAGCCTATCGGGAGTATTATTCCGATCTGGCGGGGTATTTGCCTGTGACGGATCGGAAAGACATGTTCGTTGATCCGAGGCAATGGGCGGACATGCTGCGGCTGCTGCCGGATGTCGATGCGAGACTGGAAGGATTGGGGGCGCCGGGGACCCGGATGGAACTCGGGGAGGGCAAGCTTCCTCTCGAGTTCCATATTACCCGGAAGAGGGGGGCGAACTATCAGTTAGACGTAGGAGAGCTGGCGAAGGTAACGGTATTGCCGTCTTATCGTTGCGCGGTGATGAACGGCATGTTCTACCCGCTTGATCCGCAAGAGATCCACAAGCTTAACGATCTGTTGACTCATATGTCTGTGACTCAGTCGAACGGCAAGCTGGACATGTCGGAGGAGCAGTTGAACGGCTTCGTACAGTATGTGCTGCCGCAGCTGCGCGAACTGGGCCAGGTGAACATCGCCAAGCCGCTTAGTGAACGGATCCGGGAGCCGGAACTGCAGATTCAACTGTATGTGGATTATGCCGACGGCATCTTGACCGCCCGGGCACTATTCCGGTACGGGGATATTGAGATTCAGCCGCTTGAGGAACGACAGGATGCCCCGGCGGAGCAAGACTGTATTCTGATTCGTGACGCCGCCCGCGAAGGGAAGTTCCTGCATCGGCTTGAGGCGGCCGGATTGCGGCATGACGGGCAACGGTGGCTGTGCGAGACGGAGGATGAGCAGTATGAAGTGCTGTATCATTTGCTGCCGGAACTGGAAAAGGAAGAGGGAGCCGAGATCTATCTGTCGCAGACGCTGCAGAATACTGTTCGAAATCGTAAAATTCCGTCGAAGGTGCGCGCCGATCTGGTAGCGGGTATGAATTGGCTGGAGATATCATTCGAATTGGAACAAATCGAGGATCGCGAGCTGCTGCACATTATGCGGAGCATTGTGGAGAAGAAGAAATATTTCCGGCTGCGCGACGGCTCCTTCTTGTCGCTGGAAGAGGAAGAGTATCGAGGCTTCGCTGACATGATGGATAGCCTTGGGATAGGCGCAGCCGACCTTCGCGGCAACCGCATCCAGCTTCCCGCTGTACGAGCGCTGCAGCTGCCGGAGCGTCCGGCCGCGTTGGGAAATATACGCTTTGGCCGGGATTTGCGTAAGTTCGTGAAGCGGTTCAATGACTTGGATGAACTCGATTATGAGGTTCCGGACGGGCTTCAGGCGCAGCTACGAGATTATCAGGCACAAGGCTTCCAATGGCTCAAAATGCTCGCATTCTATCGGTTCGGCGGTATCCTTGCCGACGATATGGGCCTTGGCAAAACGGTGCAAAGCATCGCTTATATCCTGTCGGAACGGGAACAGGAACAGGCAGAAGAGAAGCTGCCGGTTCTCATCGTGTCGCCCTCTTCGCTAACCTACAATTGGGCCCATGAATGTGCCCGATTCGCCCCTCAGCTGCGCGTGCTCGTGGTCGCAGGGCAGAAGAAAGAACGAGCCGCGCTATGGGCGGAGATGGAGGGGGCGGATGTCATCGTGACCTCCTATCCGCTGCTCCGAAGGGATATCGAGATCTACGCGGAGCAGCCGTTCCACACCCTGATTCTCGACGAGGCGCAAGCGATTAAGAATGCTTCGTCCCAGACGGCGCAGGCGGTATCCGAGATTAAAGCGCCGCGCCGCTTCGCGCTTACGGGCACGCCGATCGAGAATTCGCTGGACGAGCTATGGTCGATTTTCAATGCGGTCTTCCCCGGCTTGTTCACGAACCAGAAGGCGTTCCGTGAGCTTCCGGCAGATCGGGTTGCCCGTATCGTCCGCCCGTTTATTTTGCGCCGCCTGAAGAAGGATGTCTTGACCGAACTGCCCGACAAGATTGAATCGGTGCAGTACCCGGAGCTGGCAACGGAGCAGAAAAAGCTGTACGCGGCCTATCTGGCCAAGCTGAAGCACACGACAGAACAAGATCTGAAGACGGAAGGCTTCCAGAAGAGCCGAATGAAAATATTAGCGGGCATTACCCGCCTGCGACAACTATGCTGTCATCCCGCGTTATTCGTGGAAGGGTACGGCGGTCCTTCGGGCAAGCTGCAGCATCTGCTGGAGCAAGTCGAGGAATTGACCGCGTCCGGACGGAGAGTGCTTATCTTTTCCCAGTATTCCAGTATGCTTCAATTGATTCGGGAACAATTGGAATCCGCCGGAAGGACTCTCTTCTACCTGGATGGACAGACACCGGCCCCAGAGCGCGTGGACATGTGCCATCGTTATAATGCGGGGGAAGCGGAGCTGTTCCTGATCTCGCTGAAGGCGGGAGGTTCCGGGTTGAACTTGACAGGCGCGGACACGGTCATCCTCTATGATCTATGGTGGAACCCCGCCGTGGAGGAACAAGCGATCGGACGAGCACACCGCATGGGGCAGAAGCGAGTCGTTCAAGTGATCCGTCTCGTGGCCGAAGGAACGATTGAAGAGAAAATATTAGAGCTGCAGCAGCGCAAGCGCGATCTGATTGACGAAGTCATCGATGCGGAAGGAAGCGCCTCGTCCGCCTTGACAGAAGAGGATATTCGCGAGCTGCTGAGCGTCACGTGA
- a CDS encoding UPF0158 family protein — translation MVEKVFLSQDRRPFLARVMIWRSMNVVMQHRGERKDMSRKKSRSKHKPRKKRGVTWAECGPLQLDQDENFYFIVGYTDGGAPYGITWEEHEAELEEKRKRNNIIRIEEAGPIPIIEMRITQRQWDELVVTHDIQMDEVSYFVNVETGEIAMLSDDDPREEDEELRLEIAEGFNEIYYRVPHLNLDERYELMCQFVLTISSGKLRTKLERVLSAEHKVVRKFKNALAEDKAELERYHAFVEESHRERVRGWLESIGVRAVVVR, via the coding sequence TTGGTAGAAAAGGTCTTTTTATCTCAGGATAGAAGGCCTTTTTTGGCTCGGGTAATGATTTGGAGATCAATGAATGTGGTCATGCAGCATAGAGGAGAAAGAAAAGATATGTCACGGAAGAAATCGCGCAGCAAGCACAAACCCAGGAAAAAGCGCGGCGTTACATGGGCCGAATGCGGACCGTTGCAACTTGATCAAGATGAGAACTTTTACTTCATCGTGGGATACACCGACGGCGGGGCGCCTTACGGCATCACATGGGAAGAACATGAGGCGGAGCTTGAGGAGAAGCGCAAGCGGAATAATATAATTCGTATTGAAGAGGCAGGGCCGATACCTATCATTGAGATGCGAATTACGCAGCGGCAGTGGGATGAACTTGTGGTGACTCACGACATACAAATGGACGAGGTGTCATATTTCGTGAATGTGGAGACAGGTGAAATCGCGATGTTATCGGATGATGATCCCCGGGAGGAAGACGAGGAGCTTAGGCTAGAAATTGCTGAAGGGTTCAATGAGATTTATTACCGTGTTCCGCATCTCAACTTGGACGAAAGGTATGAACTAATGTGCCAATTCGTCTTAACGATATCGAGCGGGAAGCTTCGGACGAAGCTGGAGCGCGTCCTGAGTGCAGAACACAAAGTAGTCCGCAAGTTCAAAAACGCATTGGCCGAGGATAAAGCCGAGTTGGAACGGTATCATGCTTTCGTGGAAGAATCCCACCGGGAACGGGTGAGGGGATGGCTTGAATCCATCGGAGTGAGGGCGGTTGTCGTTCGTTGA
- a CDS encoding undecaprenyl-phosphate glucose phosphotransferase: protein MLRKNQRFLSKLYMLADMAVVFMSFMLAYWLKFKSGWLEIQETLPFSSYAWWTVVYASIVLGVGTLFALYQFHRKKRFADQFLKIIQTYGISLFILLGLLYFFKQIHISREFIGLFVSFSAGATIIYRYFVKMMLRKLRQNGFNKQFVLILGAGSLGRRFYHNLKHYPELGYQVIGFLDDQVEWNEMEAKHYEPILGTLNDLDQLLNDKLVDEVIIALPLDAHHKFPDIIAACEKAGVRTLIIPDFFDYLPSRPYFDNFAGMPMINVRDIPLDVLRNRVFKRGFDIVFSLIAILITSPVLLLIALGIKLTSPGPILFKQERVGLNRRTFHMYKFRSMKVSSDVVSDTVWTTENDPRKTKFGSFLRKTSLDELPQFFNVLLGHMSVVGPRPERPFFVEQFKEEIPKYMVKHHVRPGITGWAQSNGLRGDTSIEERIRYDIFYIENWSLLFDIKIIWKTIWNGFINKNAY, encoded by the coding sequence ATGCTCCGCAAAAATCAAAGGTTTTTGTCGAAATTATATATGCTTGCAGATATGGCCGTTGTGTTCATGTCTTTCATGCTTGCCTATTGGTTGAAGTTCAAGAGCGGCTGGCTTGAGATTCAGGAGACGCTGCCATTTTCTTCTTATGCATGGTGGACCGTCGTATATGCGTCCATCGTCTTAGGTGTGGGCACATTGTTTGCGCTGTATCAATTTCACCGGAAGAAGCGTTTTGCCGACCAATTTCTCAAAATCATTCAAACATACGGTATTTCGTTGTTTATCCTTCTCGGCCTGTTATATTTCTTTAAGCAGATACATATTTCAAGGGAATTTATCGGATTATTCGTATCCTTCTCGGCAGGAGCCACGATAATATACCGTTACTTCGTCAAGATGATGCTCCGGAAACTGCGGCAAAATGGCTTCAATAAACAATTCGTGCTTATTTTAGGTGCGGGCAGCTTGGGCCGGAGATTTTATCATAATTTGAAGCATTACCCTGAGCTCGGATACCAAGTGATCGGGTTTCTAGATGACCAGGTAGAATGGAACGAGATGGAAGCGAAACATTACGAGCCCATCCTCGGCACCCTCAACGACCTGGATCAGCTGCTCAACGACAAGCTCGTCGACGAAGTCATCATCGCGCTTCCGCTGGACGCGCATCACAAGTTCCCTGACATTATCGCGGCCTGTGAAAAGGCGGGGGTGCGGACCCTCATCATTCCGGACTTCTTCGATTATCTGCCATCGCGGCCATACTTCGACAACTTTGCGGGTATGCCAATGATCAACGTCCGTGATATTCCGCTTGATGTGCTTCGCAACCGGGTGTTCAAGCGCGGCTTTGATATCGTGTTCTCCCTTATAGCGATTCTCATTACTTCGCCGGTGTTGCTGCTTATCGCCTTGGGCATTAAGCTGACGTCGCCGGGGCCGATTCTATTCAAGCAGGAGCGGGTGGGGCTGAACCGCCGCACCTTCCATATGTACAAGTTCCGATCGATGAAGGTGAGCTCGGATGTGGTATCGGATACGGTGTGGACGACGGAGAATGATCCGCGGAAGACGAAGTTCGGGAGCTTCCTGCGCAAGACGAGTCTTGATGAGCTGCCGCAATTTTTCAATGTGCTGCTGGGCCATATGAGTGTCGTCGGCCCGCGCCCGGAACGGCCTTTCTTCGTAGAGCAATTCAAGGAAGAGATACCGAAGTATATGGTCAAGCATCATGTCCGCCCCGGCATTACCGGGTGGGCGCAGAGCAACGGCCTGCGCGGCGACACGTCGATCGAGGAACGCATCCGTTATGATATCTTCTACATCGAGAACTGGTCTTTATTATTTGATATTAAAATCATTTGGAAGACGATTTGGAACGGATTCATTAATAAAAATGCATACTGA
- a CDS encoding glycosyltransferase family 2 protein, with the protein MDLSIIIVNYNTKQLTLNCIESVYQSVTDFQYEVILIDNASRDDSVQVFRQQCPQVKLIANEQNLGFSKANNQGMRVAEGRYVLLLNSDTVIQPDTLDVMIRFMDERPEVGASGCKVVLPDGSLDKACRRGFPTPSATFFYVSQLSKLFPKNPRINAYHREDLDPDEAYPIDCLIGAFMMVRREAIDQVGMLDEQFFMYGEDVDWCYRIKQAGWINYYYPKTRIIHYKRASSRNKPYKITYEFHRAIYVLYNKHFKKKYPFWVTALMYIGIGTKLGFAMLMNVLARVGASIRSPKPAYSNKKDISS; encoded by the coding sequence ATGGATCTGTCTATTATCATCGTCAATTACAACACCAAACAGCTCACGCTGAACTGCATAGAGTCCGTATACCAATCGGTAACGGACTTTCAGTATGAAGTCATCCTGATCGACAACGCTTCCCGCGACGATTCGGTACAAGTCTTCCGTCAGCAATGTCCGCAAGTCAAGCTTATCGCGAACGAACAAAACCTTGGCTTCTCGAAGGCTAATAATCAAGGCATGCGTGTCGCGGAAGGCCGATATGTTCTGCTTCTTAATTCCGATACGGTGATCCAACCGGATACGCTCGATGTGATGATTCGGTTCATGGATGAACGTCCAGAAGTCGGAGCATCGGGCTGCAAAGTCGTGCTGCCGGACGGGTCCCTGGATAAGGCATGTCGGAGAGGATTCCCGACGCCCTCGGCTACTTTTTTCTATGTATCCCAATTATCTAAACTGTTCCCGAAGAATCCGAGAATCAATGCGTATCATCGTGAAGATTTGGACCCCGACGAGGCTTATCCTATCGATTGTTTGATCGGGGCCTTTATGATGGTAAGGCGCGAAGCGATTGATCAGGTCGGCATGTTGGACGAGCAGTTTTTTATGTATGGGGAAGATGTCGACTGGTGCTACCGGATCAAGCAGGCGGGATGGATCAATTATTACTACCCGAAGACCCGGATTATTCATTATAAACGGGCCAGCAGCCGGAATAAACCGTATAAGATTACGTATGAATTTCATAGGGCGATTTACGTACTTTACAATAAGCATTTTAAGAAAAAATATCCATTCTGGGTTACTGCTCTCATGTATATCGGCATAGGAACAAAGCTGGGTTTCGCGATGCTCATGAATGTGTTGGCTCGTGTAGGAGCGTCTATACGTTCACCGAAGCCAGCCTATTCCAACAAAAAAGACATATCGTCTTAA
- a CDS encoding glycosyltransferase family 2 protein, giving the protein MTMMKSVSVHIVTFNSKDDIETCIESIRQQTYPNIQIIVVDNASTDGTRDCLRRYSGIKCLYNSENIGFAPAHNQAISHSQSDYMLVLNPDVVLEQHYVERLVHVMEQHPSIGSCTGKLLLRDQPEYIDSTGLTMGRDRRARDRGANEAENQWSDSGYVFGVSGAAALYSRAMIQDISFGNEFFDASFFAYKEDVDVAWRAQLFGWDAWYEATAVGHHARGWKPKARRNQPLFIRQHSYINRYRMMFKNDNLKEMLPSVLRIVSIDLAMFGYAVVREPQLLKVWRSFIGDYRKLKQQRTWIQSRKKRKVRFY; this is encoded by the coding sequence ATGACAATGATGAAGAGCGTATCCGTGCACATCGTCACCTTCAATAGTAAGGATGACATTGAAACCTGTATTGAATCTATTCGGCAACAGACTTATCCGAATATTCAGATTATCGTTGTTGATAATGCTTCGACAGACGGGACGAGAGACTGTTTAAGACGATACTCTGGGATTAAATGTCTTTATAATAGCGAAAATATCGGGTTTGCCCCTGCGCATAATCAGGCAATTTCTCATTCCCAATCCGATTATATGCTAGTCTTGAATCCCGATGTGGTGTTGGAACAGCATTATGTTGAACGACTTGTTCACGTTATGGAGCAACATCCTTCGATAGGAAGTTGCACAGGGAAGCTGCTATTGCGAGATCAGCCCGAATATATCGATTCAACCGGGCTGACCATGGGTAGGGATCGAAGAGCAAGGGATAGAGGAGCCAACGAGGCGGAAAATCAATGGTCTGATTCGGGGTATGTATTTGGTGTCTCTGGAGCTGCTGCCTTATATTCCAGAGCGATGATTCAAGATATTTCTTTCGGCAACGAATTTTTTGACGCTTCGTTTTTTGCTTATAAAGAAGATGTGGACGTCGCATGGAGAGCCCAGCTATTTGGTTGGGATGCTTGGTACGAGGCGACTGCTGTTGGACACCATGCTAGAGGTTGGAAGCCAAAGGCAAGGCGGAACCAGCCTTTATTCATCCGGCAGCATTCTTATATCAATCGATACCGCATGATGTTCAAGAACGATAATCTAAAGGAAATGCTTCCATCCGTACTGAGAATTGTATCCATAGATTTGGCGATGTTTGGATACGCAGTAGTGCGTGAACCCCAACTGCTGAAAGTGTGGAGATCATTCATAGGTGACTATAGGAAGCTAAAGCAGCAACGCACTTGGATCCAATCGAGAAAAAAACGGAAGGTTCGATTCTATTGA
- the rfbD gene encoding dTDP-4-dehydrorhamnose reductase has translation MKILVTGANGQLGTDVVRLFSAYGYDVIGCGRDDLDITNENQCLQKIQSYQPEAIIHCAAYTAVDQAEANPDEAYRVNAMGTRNIAIAAEQVGAKLCYISTDYVFSGNDCEPYVEYDNTNPVNVYGKSKRAGELLVQSLTSKYFIVRTSWVFGSEGNNFVKTMLRLGQERQELSVVHDQWGSPTYTRDLAQFLGALIKTKRYGIYHASNHGACSWYEFAKEIFAAKNLNVNVVPCTTEQFPRLALRPKYSVLEPMAIRTNGFAPFRHWKEALHDFLGTIG, from the coding sequence ATGAAAATACTCGTCACCGGCGCTAACGGACAATTGGGGACGGACGTAGTCCGTCTCTTTTCTGCATATGGATATGATGTTATTGGTTGTGGAAGAGATGATTTAGATATAACGAATGAGAATCAGTGTCTCCAAAAGATACAGTCTTACCAGCCTGAGGCAATCATCCATTGCGCGGCGTATACCGCAGTAGATCAAGCCGAAGCCAATCCGGATGAGGCTTATCGGGTGAATGCAATGGGGACTCGCAATATAGCGATAGCAGCGGAGCAGGTAGGCGCCAAGCTCTGCTATATCAGTACAGATTACGTCTTTAGCGGAAACGATTGCGAACCGTACGTGGAATACGATAATACGAATCCAGTTAACGTTTATGGCAAGTCAAAAAGGGCAGGGGAACTACTGGTACAATCTTTAACCAGTAAATACTTTATCGTAAGAACATCATGGGTGTTTGGTTCCGAAGGCAATAATTTTGTGAAAACGATGCTACGGCTTGGTCAGGAACGTCAAGAATTGTCCGTAGTTCATGATCAATGGGGCAGCCCTACCTATACGCGAGATCTGGCACAATTTTTAGGTGCTCTGATCAAAACGAAACGATATGGTATCTATCATGCATCTAATCATGGAGCATGTTCCTGGTATGAGTTTGCGAAGGAGATTTTTGCAGCTAAGAACCTCAATGTGAACGTCGTGCCCTGTACTACCGAGCAATTTCCAAGGCTTGCCTTAAGGCCGAAATATTCCGTTCTTGAGCCGATGGCTATTCGTACGAATGGTTTCGCTCCATTCCGGCATTGGAAGGAAGCGCTGCATGATTTTTTAGGAACGATAGGATGA
- the rfbB gene encoding dTDP-glucose 4,6-dehydratase yields the protein MRLLVTGGAGFIGSNFIQYMLRHYPGYEIINADVLTYAGNVDNLLDVEHHPNYRFIHADITRSDDMEPLFQEKIDVVVNFAAESHVDRSIADPGIFVRTNVMGTQVLLDSSLKYGVSKYVQISTDEVYGSLGESGFFTEETPLAPNSPYSASKAGADMLVRAYHETFGLPVNITRCSNNYGPFQFPEKLIPLMISNALEEKPLPVYGDGLHVRDWLYVEDHCSAIDRVIHQGRNGEVYNIGGNNEFTNLQIVTTLLQQLGKPDSLVTFVADRLGHDRRYAIDSSKIQNELGWKPRYSFVEGIQHTIQWYVNNQAWLQRIRTGAYRT from the coding sequence ATGAGATTGTTAGTTACCGGCGGGGCCGGGTTCATAGGAAGTAATTTTATTCAGTATATGCTGCGTCATTATCCTGGTTACGAGATTATTAATGCGGACGTGTTAACGTATGCAGGAAATGTAGACAATTTGTTAGATGTTGAACATCACCCGAATTATCGATTTATACATGCAGATATTACACGATCTGATGATATGGAGCCACTCTTCCAGGAAAAAATAGATGTCGTGGTGAATTTCGCAGCCGAATCTCATGTCGATCGCAGTATTGCAGATCCAGGAATCTTTGTCAGGACTAATGTAATGGGTACGCAGGTTCTGCTAGACTCCTCTTTGAAATATGGGGTGAGCAAATACGTTCAGATTTCTACCGATGAAGTGTATGGCTCGCTTGGAGAAAGCGGCTTTTTTACAGAAGAGACTCCATTAGCTCCCAACAGCCCTTATTCTGCCAGTAAAGCAGGGGCTGATATGTTGGTAAGGGCCTATCATGAAACCTTTGGTTTACCAGTGAATATTACTCGATGTTCAAATAACTACGGTCCTTTTCAGTTTCCCGAAAAGTTAATTCCATTAATGATTTCGAATGCGCTGGAGGAGAAGCCATTGCCTGTATATGGTGACGGCCTTCACGTCCGGGACTGGTTATATGTGGAGGATCATTGCAGCGCCATTGACCGTGTTATTCATCAGGGGCGGAACGGTGAGGTGTATAATATTGGCGGCAATAACGAATTCACGAATCTCCAAATCGTTACGACGCTGCTTCAACAGTTAGGCAAGCCGGATTCTCTTGTCACGTTTGTGGCAGACCGGTTGGGGCATGATCGGCGGTATGCTATTGATTCTTCCAAAATTCAAAATGAGTTGGGGTGGAAGCCTCGTTACTCGTTTGTTGAGGGAATTCAGCATACTATACAGTGGTATGTAAACAACCAAGCCTGGCTGCAGCGTATACGAACTGGGGCCTACCGAACATAA
- the rfbC gene encoding dTDP-4-dehydrorhamnose 3,5-epimerase yields the protein MNIIDLPLHGAKLIEPMVHGDHRGFFMESYHEERYQEAGVDTTFIQDNHSLSQEAGVVRGLHYQLLPKAQSKLVRVLSGAVYDVILDIRRSSPTYGQWAGVILSEYNRRQLYVPKGFAHGFCTLVPNTQVFYKVDEYYSPELDRGIRWNDPALAIDWPVSAPILSDKDRNHPLFKDADHHFE from the coding sequence TTGAATATCATTGATCTGCCGCTTCACGGAGCCAAGCTGATTGAACCAATGGTACACGGCGATCATAGAGGTTTCTTTATGGAAAGCTATCATGAGGAACGATATCAGGAAGCAGGGGTTGACACTACTTTCATTCAAGATAATCATTCCTTGTCACAAGAAGCTGGCGTTGTTCGTGGTCTGCACTACCAACTTCTGCCGAAAGCACAAAGTAAGCTTGTCCGTGTGTTGAGCGGTGCCGTGTATGATGTCATTCTTGATATTCGTCGATCCTCCCCAACCTATGGGCAATGGGCAGGGGTCATTTTAAGTGAGTACAACAGACGGCAGCTGTATGTGCCAAAAGGGTTTGCTCATGGTTTCTGCACCTTGGTGCCAAATACACAAGTATTCTATAAGGTTGACGAGTACTATTCTCCTGAATTAGACAGAGGTATTCGGTGGAATGATCCTGCGCTGGCCATTGATTGGCCGGTCTCAGCCCCAATTTTATCGGATAAGGATAGGAACCATCCTTTATTTAAGGATGCTGATCATCACTTTGAGTGA